One stretch of Equus przewalskii isolate Varuska chromosome 9, EquPr2, whole genome shotgun sequence DNA includes these proteins:
- the ZNF329 gene encoding zinc finger protein 329, whose translation MTAQKIPEEEQSCGMEMEGFTREGSCFSILGDNWDCRNQDGHVRQSTSSQEKLGAQEAICEYPGFGEHLSTSSDVPPSQRVPATNGFHIPDSDVKSFVCDPALHSCQKSYIAKRTGDNDACGKAFNHSVDISQFGRSQIREKPYKYPESVKSFNHFTPLGEQKVMKRGKKLYEGKVFGDIFTLSSSLNENRRSHPGEKLYKCTECGKCFKRNSSLVLHHRTHTGERPYTCNECGKSFSKNYNLIVHQRIHTGEKPYKCSKCGKAFSDGSALTQHQRIHTGEKPYECLDCGKTFNRNSSLILHQRTHTGEKPYRCNECGKPFTDISHLTVHLRIHTGEKPYECSKCGKAFRDGSYLTQHERTHTGEKPFECVECGKSFNRNSHLIVHQKIHSGEKPYECKECGKTFIESAYLIRHQRIHTGEKPYGCDQCQKLFRNIAGLIRHQRTHTGEKPYECNQCGKAFRDSSCLTKHQRIHTKETPYQCPECGKSFKQNSHLAVHQRLHSREGPSQCPQCGKSFRRGSSLLRHQRAHPGEQPMEA comes from the coding sequence ATGACAGCTCAGAAAATTCCTGAGGAAGAACAATCCTGTGGCATGGAAATGGAAGGATTTACGAGAGagggttcctgtttctccattCTAGGTGACAATTGGGACTGCAGGAACCAGGACGGACATGTGAGGCAATCAACTTCAAGTCAGGAGAAACTAGGGGCTCAGGAAGCAATTTGTGAATATCCTGGATTTGGGGAGCATTTGAGTACAAGCTCAGATGTTCCACCTTCTCAGAGAGTTCCTGCAACAAATGGTTTCCATATACCTGACTCAGATGTTAAGAGTTTTGTTTGTGACCCAGCTTTACACAGTTGTCAGAAAAGTTATATAGCTAAGAGAACTGGTGACAATGATGCCTGTGGAAAAGCCTTCAACCATTCCGTGGACATTAGTCAATTTGGAAGAAGTCAAATAAGAGAGAAACCTTATAAATACCCTGAAAGTGTTAAATCTTTCAACCATTTTACCCCTCTTGGTGaacaaaaagtaatgaaaagagggaagaagcTGTATGAAGGTAAGGTCTTTGGAGACATCTTTACGCTGAGTTCATCTCTGAATGAAAACAGGAGGAGTCACCCTGGAGAGAAACTATACAAGTGCACTGAATGTGGCAAGTGCTTCAAACGGAACTCCTCTCTTGTCTTACATCAccgaactcacactggagagagacCTTATACCTGTAACGAGTGTGGAAAATCCTTCTCCAAGAACTACAACCTAATTGTGCATCAGAGAATCCATACAGGAGAGAAGCCCTATAAATGCAGtaaatgtgggaaagccttcagtgatGGGTCAGCTCTGACACAacaccagagaattcacactggggagaagcctTATGAATGTCTAGACTGTGGAAAAACCTTCAACCGAAATTCATCCTTGATTTTGCATCAAAGGACTCATACAGGGGAAAAACCTTATAGATGTAATGAGTGTGGGAAACCTTTCACCGACATCTCCCACCTCACTGTGCATCTGAGAATCCATACTggggagaagccctatgaatgtagCAAATGCGGAAAGGCTTTCCGGGATGGCTCTTATCTCACCCAGCACGAGAggactcacactggagagaagccctttgAATGTGTGGAGTGCGGGAAATCCTTCAACCGTAACTCTCACCTGATTGTGCATCAGAAAATCCATTCTGGGGAGAAACCCTACGAATGTAAAGAGTGTGGGAAAACTTTCATCGAGAGCGCTTACCTCATCAGGcaccagagaattcacactggcgAGAAGCCCTATGGCTGTGACCAGTGTCAGAAACTTTTCAGGAACATTGCCGGCCTCATCCGGCACCAGAGGACTCATACTGGTGAGAAGCCCTATGAGTGTAATCAGTGTGGAAAAGCTTTCAGGGACAGCTCCTGTCTGACCAAGCACCAGAGAATCCACACTAAGGAGACCCCATACCAATGTCCAGAATGTGGAAAGTCTTTCAAGCAGAACTCTCACCTGGCAGTACATCAGAGACTCCATAGCAGGGAGGGTCCCAGCCAGTGTCCTCAGTGTGGGAAATCGTTCAGAAggggctcctccctcctccgACATCAAAGAGCACACCCTGGAGAGCAACCCATGGAAGCATAA